TGGCTGGCTGAAACCGCGGCCGTGTTGGTTCGACTCAGTCCGGAGACAGCTGCTGTTGACGTTTCCGACCTCTATGCCATGGACCTACCGATAGAGAATGGACCGAACGTGTACCTGACCGCGTGTGAGCTGGCACGAGCGCTGAATCATCACGTGTTCGACACGTTGTATCACGCGGTGGCATTGACATTGCCGGACACGGTTCTGGTCACAGCAGATGCTCGCTATGAGCGGGCCGCTCGGCGGAGAGGATCAATTATGTTACTGAGCGAACTGTCAGTTGTATAGTCATTCGCCTCTCCGGCGTTTCGACCTCTTCACGTTCCCGTCTCACCGTCCACACCCCACATGGTGCATTCCGACCGTGAAACGGGGTAAGCTCCGGAGTTCGGTTCTGTATGACTAAGACCAGCGCCACATCCAACTGCCTCCCGATGCCCCTCTATACCCAGGTGCTTATCGCCGTGATCTTCGGCGGTCTGCTCGGGGTGATCTTCGGCCAGGAGCCTTACCTGGGCGGCGTCACGAACTCGCAGTTGGGCAAGCTCGGCATGGTTGTCGTGCAGTTGCTCAAGACGCTCGCCATTCCGCTGATCTTCTTTGCGATTCTCGATGCGCTTATCCGAACCAGTCTGCCGCTCAGCCAGGGCACCAGGCTGCTGGTCATCTGTGTGGTCAACGTGTCTGTGGCCATGACCATCGGCCTGGTGATCATGAACACCTGGCAACCGGGCCTGTCCTGGCAAGGCCGCGTCGATCAACTGCTGCAGCTTGTGCCGGGGTCCACGCTTCCGGCCAAAGTGGCGACCTCGCAAACACCGATTGAAGATCTCGCCGCCTATATCCCCCGCACGATTCTCTCGCCCTTTTCTACCAACAATATCATCGGCGTCGTGCTATTGGCGCTGGTCTTAGGAACGGGTCTGCGCCGCCTGCACATCAAGGCGGCCAGGACCGGCGCGGAGGATCACGCCGTGGTGCGCGGGGTGGAACGGGTGTACGAATGGCTGGTGCGTATTCTCGGCTGGATCATTCACCTGGTGCCGCTGGCGGTGTTCGGCGTGGTGGCGCAGGTGGTGGGCAAGTCCGGCGTGGGGGTCTTCTCCGCGCTCTGGATTTTTCTCGTGGCGATGCTCGCGGGGCTGACCATCCACGCCCTCATCTATTACCCGCTGGTCGCCTGGTTCGTGGGAAAAAAATCGCCAAAGGTCTATCTGGGAGAGGGGGCCGATGCCATCATGACGGCCATGTCGTGCAACAGCAGCCTGGCGACCGTGCCGGTCACGCTTCAATGCCTCCACCGCATGAAGGTCTCCGCGCAATCGGCGCGTCTCGCGGCCTGTGTCGGCACGAACCTCAACAACGATGGCATCACCCTCTACGAGGCGATGGCCGCGCTGTTTCTCGCCCAGGCCCTGGGGTATGACCTGTCGTTGACGAGTCAATTCCTGATCGTGGCGGCCTCGATCATTGCCGGGGCCGGCGTGGCGGGTATTCCGGAAGCAGGGCTGATCGTGTTGCCGCTTGTGCTCTCGGCCGCCGGCCTGCCGGACAGCATCATCGCCGCCGCCATTCCCCTCATCATGACGGTGGATTGGATTGTCGCTCGCGCGCGCTCCGGCGTGAACGTCATGAGCGACATGCTCGTGGCGATTCTGCTGGATGCGGGCCTGTCGAAGCCTGCCGCTGAACCAGGCGTGGCGCGATACCAACCCGAGACCGTCAGGCGGTCCGGGTCTCCGCTCTCCTAGCCCGCACTATTCACGAACGCTTCTATTGCAACCGCGGATTCGCTGCTGCGACAAGCCTTTCGGCGACCATGCTCGCCGAAAGGCCCCTCGACGTACGGCAATGAGTACGCCTCGGCACCTCGCGGTTGCGCGTGCTCGTCTCGCAACGCGATTCCACGCGTTCGTGACGAAGCGCAATGAATAGTGCGGGCTATCTCGTTCACCGTTCACGATGCGGCCGCTTCCTCGTACTCTCACGGCCGCGTATCGGCGCGTAAGGACTCCCCGCGAAAATGATTCGGCAGCAGCATGATGCAGTTGGGATTGAACCCCTGCGATTTCAGCGTGTCGATACTGCCCACCACCGCGCCGCCTTTGCGCAAATCGATCACCGTGACGGAGCCGTCGCTCATGCCCTCGAGGTTGAGCAGGCTGTTCTGCACGAACAGATAATGTTCATCGGGTGACAGCAGGGAATGGTGCGCGCCGTTGGCGGCGGGAATGGCCTGCAGGAACTTCGGATGGCGCGGATCGCTGTTGTCATACACATTAACAAAGCCCGGCTTCGCCGTGGTGACGAACAGGCGGTCGCCCTTGGCGTTGTACAACATTTCCAGCGGCATGCCCTGTTGTCGCGGGCCGAAGTCGTCGATCTCGTGAAAAGAGAATGAGGACGTGGTGGGGTCCCACACCCCGGCCCAGAGCGTGCCTTCCATCATGTTCGTGATGTGGACCACCGGCGGTGTCGTGTTCGGCGAAAACATCACCTCGACCGGCGCGGATTTCGAAGGAGCCGGTTTCGACGACACGCGATGCGTCGAGAGCACCGCGCCGGTGTTGGCCTCGATCACGGTGACGGAATCACCCGCCTCGGACATGTCCGGCTTGACGGTGCTCGTAATCAACACGCGGTTGATCCCATTGTGGATCGCAATCCCGTGCGGGTATCGCACTGAGACCGGGGCGCCGTCGCCCGAGCGCACGACCTTGGCCGGCCGGTCTGTGGCCGCATCACCCATGATCACCGTGCTCGATCCCATGCAGGTGAGGAACCAGGTGCGGTTGTCTTCCGACACGACCAGGTCTTCGAGCATCTGGCATTCCGGCACGTCGATGGCGCGCAGACGATAAGGGAAGCGCGTTAGATCTATCGTATGCAGCACGCTCTTGTTCAGCGCGGTGATGTAGGCCTTGGTCCGGTCGCGGTTGAAGAAGATATGGTGCGCGACGAGGTCCGGCGGCAGCGGAATGTCCATCAGGATCTTCCCGAAATCCGGAGATTCGGGATCGATTTCCATGATGGCGATCCCTTCGCGGCGCGCCGGCTGGTTCGGCTTGCTCTCATAGTTGAGCAGGGCCAGCAGTTCAGCCGAGGCCAGCGACGTACAGGAGAGGAACAGGAGCGAAAGACAGGTGAGGAGTCGGACGCGTCTCATAGTCGGCCTCCTTGGCGAGAAAAGGGCGGATGAGCAGTGAAGAGGGTACTCCTGTAATGGGACATACGCAAGAGATCGCAGCGGGAATGGAACCATTTCGGGGGAGCTGAAGGTGGACGTGAGGATCGAGACGGTGCTCGCTCCTGGCAAGTTTCCACGAAGGTGACCCGCGAAGTCGTAGGCTTGAGTGAATCACCGTGATTCATGTATATACATGAAAGTGTTTACCTGGGATATCACGAAGGCTATCGCGAATTTCGAGAAGCACGGCGTTCCGTTCGAGGAGGCAGCGTCGGTATTTGATGATTCGGACGCCTTAGACGGCGATGATCCAGATCATTCAGCCCAGGAATCAAGGCGACAACGTATTGGACAGTCCGTATCAGGCCGTGTCTTATTCGTTGTGTACACAGTACGGAGGGTGGATCATGAAAAAGAAACGATCCGTATCATTAGCGCACGGCAGGCGAGTCGCAAGGAACGTCAAGCATATGCCGGATTCTGAAATCGATTTTTCAGACATCCCAGAAGCTACGGATGACCAACTGAAAAGAATGCGACGAGTGGGCAGGCCGGCAAGCGGCATGGCGAAGCAACTCATTGCCATCAGGCTCTCGCCGAAACTGTTGAATCAGCTCCGAAAGATGGCAGCGAAACAGAAGAAGCCCTATCAAACGTTGATCCACGAGCTACTGGAGAAAGCGGCATCCAGAGCGGCCTAGGCCGTCGACCATTCGTGCGTCTATTCCTGCCACATGTCACTTGGTATGCTGTCCGCTTGGCAGATCGCGGGTGAATCGGTATGCTGCTGGCAAGACACTGTTGCCTCATCCGTTGACGCTGAATCGGGCTCACGAGAGATGAGCCAATCGGGATTGCCATGATCCTTCGCGAACTGGTTCACGCTAAGAGAAATAAAATTCTCGACATTGCCGCGCGCCATGGCGCGCGCAAGGTTCGTGTCTTTGGATCAGCGGGCCGAGGGACCGCGCGGCGAGACAGCGACGTCGATTTTCTGGTCGAAATGGAAGACGGTCGAAGCCTGCTTGATCATGCAGCGCTGATCCTCGACCTGGAGCGATTGTTGAGACGGTTGGTCGACGTGGCCTCCGAACGCGGGCTTCGACGCGTGGTTCGCAAAGAGGTGTTGAAAGATGCGATCGCGTTATGAGGGATGACCGAGACCGCCTGCAGGACATTCTTGACGCGATCAAGAACACAGAGCGGTATGCGAAGCGTGGGCGTCGCCTCTTCGAGGAGGATGAACTAGCCCACACCAGCACATTCAATTATCGGCGAAGCTGTGAGCAAGCTCACTCCTGCCTTTCGCAAAACCTACTCGCAAGTTCCATGGCCGCAGATCATCACAATGCGACATGTCTTAGTGCATGACTATCTGGGGATCGATCTGGCAGAAGTCTGGGCGGGAGTGGAACGGGATCTTCCAGCCCTCAAAAAAACAAATCCAGCAGTTGGTCAAGCCAAAGCTCAAGCGCGCACCGAAAGGCTG
The window above is part of the Nitrospira sp. CR1.1 genome. Proteins encoded here:
- a CDS encoding PIN domain-containing protein is translated as MTRVVVDASVVVKWLLPQREDEADVEQALMLLDGLRSGRVKIFQPVHWLAETAAVLVRLSPETAAVDVSDLYAMDLPIENGPNVYLTACELARALNHHVFDTLYHAVALTLPDTVLVTADARYERAARRRGSIMLLSELSVV
- a CDS encoding cation:dicarboxylase symporter family transporter, whose translation is MTKTSATSNCLPMPLYTQVLIAVIFGGLLGVIFGQEPYLGGVTNSQLGKLGMVVVQLLKTLAIPLIFFAILDALIRTSLPLSQGTRLLVICVVNVSVAMTIGLVIMNTWQPGLSWQGRVDQLLQLVPGSTLPAKVATSQTPIEDLAAYIPRTILSPFSTNNIIGVVLLALVLGTGLRRLHIKAARTGAEDHAVVRGVERVYEWLVRILGWIIHLVPLAVFGVVAQVVGKSGVGVFSALWIFLVAMLAGLTIHALIYYPLVAWFVGKKSPKVYLGEGADAIMTAMSCNSSLATVPVTLQCLHRMKVSAQSARLAACVGTNLNNDGITLYEAMAALFLAQALGYDLSLTSQFLIVAASIIAGAGVAGIPEAGLIVLPLVLSAAGLPDSIIAAAIPLIMTVDWIVARARSGVNVMSDMLVAILLDAGLSKPAAEPGVARYQPETVRRSGSPLS
- a CDS encoding YncE family protein — protein: MRRVRLLTCLSLLFLSCTSLASAELLALLNYESKPNQPARREGIAIMEIDPESPDFGKILMDIPLPPDLVAHHIFFNRDRTKAYITALNKSVLHTIDLTRFPYRLRAIDVPECQMLEDLVVSEDNRTWFLTCMGSSTVIMGDAATDRPAKVVRSGDGAPVSVRYPHGIAIHNGINRVLITSTVKPDMSEAGDSVTVIEANTGAVLSTHRVSSKPAPSKSAPVEVMFSPNTTPPVVHITNMMEGTLWAGVWDPTTSSFSFHEIDDFGPRQQGMPLEMLYNAKGDRLFVTTAKPGFVNVYDNSDPRHPKFLQAIPAANGAHHSLLSPDEHYLFVQNSLLNLEGMSDGSVTVIDLRKGGAVVGSIDTLKSQGFNPNCIMLLPNHFRGESLRADTRP
- a CDS encoding BrnT family toxin — encoded protein: MKVFTWDITKAIANFEKHGVPFEEAASVFDDSDALDGDDPDHSAQESRRQRIGQSVSGRVLFVVYTVRRVDHEKETIRIISARQASRKERQAYAGF
- a CDS encoding DNA polymerase subunit beta, translating into MILRELVHAKRNKILDIAARHGARKVRVFGSAGRGTARRDSDVDFLVEMEDGRSLLDHAALILDLERLLRRLVDVASERGLRRVVRKEVLKDAIAL